The Halomonas qaidamensis genome includes the window CTTCGATAGCCAACGGCAGAATGTCTTTAGCACGGCCTTCAAAAGCATCCGACATTTGTGCGCCCATCAGCATCCCCATGCCGCGGATTTCTTTAAACACGCCATGTTTGCGGTTAATAGTTTCTAAATGCTCACGGAACAGGTCGTGACGATGCTTAACGCCGCTAAGTACTTCAGGGGTATCAATGAATTCCACGGCCGCTAGCGCAACCGCCGATGCCAACGCATTGCCCCCATAGGTAGAACCATGGGTACCAATCGCTAAAGATTTCGCAATCGCATCCGTGGTTAAGGTGGCACCAATCGGGAAACCACCACCCAGTGACTTGGCACTGGTGAGAATATCCGGGGTGATACCGAAATTTTTGTAGGCGTAAAGCTCGCCGCTGCGGCCAACGCCGGTTTGTACTTCATCAAAAATTAGCAGCGCGTTGTGCTCATCACACAGATCACGTAGCCCCTGAAGAAACTCTTGGGTCGCGGGAACAATGCCACCTTCGCCCTGCATCGGCTCAACCATAATGGCGCAGGTATCGTCGCCCACTAGCTTGCGTACGCTTTCCAGGTCATTGAAGTTGGCGTGCAGAATGCCACCAGGCACTGGGCCAAAGCCTTGAGAGTACTTGGGTTGGCCACCCACACTCACAGTAAAGAAAGTGCGGCCATGGAAAGACTGATAAAACGAGATAATTTTATCTTTATGCTCGCCATGGTGGTCTACCGCCCAACGGCGGGCTAGCTTTAGCGCGGCTTCGTTAGCTTCGCCACCGGAAGAGCATAGGAACACCTTATCGGCGAACGTGCGCTCAGTAAGCGTTTTGGCAAGTGCCAGCGCCGGCTCATTGGTAAATACATTCGACAAATGCCAAAGCTTTTCGCCCTGCTCTTTAAGCGCATTTACCAGCACCGGGTGGCAATGGCCTAGTGAGTTGACCGCAATACCACCGGCGAAATCGATGTATTCACGTCCCTGTTGATCCCACAAGCGGCTGCCTTCACCACGTACCGGGATAATTTGCTGTGGTGCGTAGTTAGGCGTCATGTAGTGATCGAAATCCTGACGGCTTGGGGTGTAGTTCATGGGACAATACCTCCGGTGAAATAAAGGATAGAGTTAGTATACGGGGGGCGACAGACGCCGTGCTTTCAGTATTGGGACGGTAAATTATGAAAAGCTGCGCTTATCCAAGCCGCTCTTCACGTGGCGTAATGCCAAAATGATTGCGATAGGCGGTAGAAAAATGCGCGCCAGAGGAGAATCCAGTCATTAGCGCGATATCACCGACCGGCCGGTCGCTCTCTCTTAATTGTTTACGCGCATCCTGCAGGCGCAAATCCAGGTAATAACGGCTGGGCACTGCTTGCAAATACTTCTTAAATAAGCGCTCTAATTGACGCCGAGAGATACCCAAATGCTCGGCCAGCTCTAGCGTAGAAAGCGGCTCTTCAATATTGGCCTCCATCAATGTAACGGCATCTACTAGGCTTTGCGGCGCATGACCAAGGCGATTACGTAGTGGTACATGTTGGCGCTCATCGGCTAAGCGGATGCGATCACAGACGAACTGCTCAGAAACCTGCTCGGCAAGGCGCTGGCCGTGATGCTTGCCAATCAGCGTTAGCATCATATCCATTGCAGCAGTGCCACCGGCACAGGTTATCCGGTCACGGTCAATTTCAAATAGCTGCTGAGAAAGCGTGACCTGGGGGTACGCCTGCGCAAACGCATCGAAACGTTGCCAGGGCAATGTAGCGCGGTAACCTTCCAACAACCCACAGCGGGCAAGCACTTCCGTGCCACCCGCAAGGCCGCCGATAGCAACACCTCTGCCCTGATGGCTGCGCAACCATTCATTTAGCTTGGCAGGCAATGCATAGGGTAGCGGTGTAGGAGCACATACCAACAGCATATCAAGCGGCCCAAGCGGCGCGCCTAAGACATGTTGAGCGAGTAAGGAAAGCTGCGCGCCGCTGCGTACAGGTTCATCGGTTAAGCTTAACGTAACGGTTTGGTAAAGCATCTGCCCGCTTAGCTGATTGGCCATATGCAGCGGTTCGATAGCGCTCGCATGGGCCAGCAGCGAAAAACCAGGCAGCAGCACAAAGGCCACCCGCCTGCGTTCACCAGCGGATGACATCAACGTACTTGAGGACATAACACGTTGCTTTGCTGCATAGAAATCGCCGCCAACTCAGATAAATAGCCAAGAAAAAAGCCATCTTACCCAATTGCGCAAGTGAAGGCAGCGCTATGGCTCTTAAAACAAAAATAGCGGGCATAAATACAAAATTGCCGAGCGTAATGCTCGGCAATAGGGGGATACTACAAAAGGCGATACTATGTCGTCTTCGTTAACCGCCGCTGTTGCCAAGCCCCAGCATGACAATGCCTGCAACGATAATCCCCATCACGATAATAATTAAAGGGAGCATTTTATGCAGTCCGTTAGGAGACTTTTTTGCTTCCGGCTGCCGTTGTGGCTGTGACGTTTCAAAGTCCTCGGGCAGACGTTCGTTCATGACGTGCTCTTTCTCTTCTTCCCGGGTTTTGCTTTCCTTGGTATCCATACAACACCTCTCGCTTTCCGGTTAGATGATCAAAACGCGGCGATTAACCCTCTTCGACACGCTTCGCGCTATAGTGTAACGACATCAAAGTGAACATCAGGGTTCACATCTGCGTCGTAATCTACATCATCACGCTCGAAGCCAAACAGCTTCAAGAATTCATGCTTATAACCAGCATAGTCGGTAATTTCGAACAGGTTCTCTGTAGTGACGGCAGGCCATAGGTCTTGGCAGGCTTTTTGTACATCGTCACGTAGTTCCCAATCATCAAGACGTAGGCGACCTTTATCATCGGTGGCCATCGCATCACCTTGACCAGTGTAGAGGTAATCACCAAACAAGCGGTTTAGTTGATCAATCGTACCTTCGTGTAGGCCCTGTTCTTTCATGATGCGATAGACCATGGCGATATACAGCGGCATCACAGGAATCGCGGCACTCGCCTGAGTAACCACCGACTTAAGCACGGCGACGTTGGCACCACCACCCGACTCTTTCAGTTTGGCATCAATCGCTGCGGCGGCGCGATCAAGGTCTTCCTTGGCTTTACCCAACGCACCGTGCCAGTAAATCGGCCAGGTGATTTCAGTGCCGATATAGCTAAACGCCACACTACGTGCACCTTTGGCTAGCACACCCGCGTCGTCTAGGGCGCTCATCCACAGCTCCCAGTCTTCGCCGCCCATCACGGTGATGGTGTCGTCGATCTCTTGCTGAGTAGCAGGCTCGACTTCTGCTTCGATGATGGCGTCTTTATTGGTGTCGATCGCGGTTGCGCGATAGGTTTCACCAATTGGCTTCAGGCTCGAGCGCTTCACTTCACCCGTATCTGGCAGCTTACGCACTGGCGAAGCCAGGGAGTACACCACCAGATCAACTTCCCCCATGTCCTGCTTGATCAATTCAATGGCTTTTTCACGTGCTTCGTTAGAAAACGCATCGCCGTTGATTGATTTGCTATACAGACCTTCTTGCTTGGCGAACTTGTCGAACGCGGCGCTGTTGTACCAGCCAGCAGTACCGGTCTTTTTCTCACTGCTAGGCTTTTCAAAGAAGACACCTAGGGTATCAGCGCCATAACCAAAGGCAGCCGTAATACGAGCTGCTAAGCCGTAGCCGCTGGAAGCACCAATCACCAGCACCTTTTTTGGACCTTGGCTTTTATCTAAACCACGCGCGCGGGTCGCTTCAATCTGTTCTAAAACGTTTTGCTCGCAGCCTTTAGGATGAGTGGTGGTGCAGATAAAGCCACGCACTTTTGGTTTAATGATCACGTTGGACCCCTTTATCAGATTGATGTCGCTATCAGCATGGCAATGCCATTACCGTGTGGGGTGTATTCTAGCGGTCTAGACGCGCCCTGTCCGCTCTTGAGCTTCTCCGCCATTCACGGCAGGATAGCGACCTGACCACTCCTTTGCCGACGAGACCCTGATGAACGCACAGCAGCTAGTCGATGAACGCGGCGATTTATGGCTTGCTCTCGCCCCGCTGTGGTTGGACCGCGAGCCGAGCGAGCGTGATTACGCCCATATGATTGAGATGATTGAACAGCATGACATGTCGCTGAAGGAATTAGAGTGGATGTTCCGCTTGGAGCTTGCTCCCGTGATGATGAGACACCAGCTATCAATTGCCAGTGAATGGCGAAAGTTCGATGACTATCAACTGATGAAGCAGCTGGTAAGCCACAACCTGCGCCTAAAAGGCTGGCGGCGCAAAAGTTGGGCGCTTTTTTCAGGATTAACCACAATGATGGTGCGTCATCGCTGGGTAGAATTAATGCAGCGACTGATGGTTACCCGCGGCGAGATATAACAGTGCGCGTCGTTTTTTTACCCGTTACTCTTTATCAAGAGCGGCTTCCAACGCCAGCCGAAGTGATGCCCCATGGTCGTTAGGGGCAAATCTTGCGATCACCCTGCCATCGCGCCCCACCAGAAACTTTGTGAAATTCCACTTGATCGCCTTAGTACCTAATACGCCCGGTGCCTCCTGTTTAAGCACAACAAACAGCGGATGGGCGTTTGGACCGTTCACTGATACTTTTTCCATTAGTGGAAAGCTGACTCCAAACTGTTGCTCGCCAAAAAGACAGAAAGCCTCTGCACTCTCTGGCGACTGCTTACCAAACTGGTTACAGGGGAAGCCAAGCACCGTAAACCCACGATCTCGATAGCGCTGATATAAACCCTCTAGCTCTTTTAGCTGCGGGGTAAAGCCACACTTACTAGCCACATTAACCACCAACAATACTTGCCCGCGCAGCGCCCGCAAGTTGAACGGCTTGCCTTGATGGGTGTAACAATCCTGCTCATAAATCATCGCAAGGCCCCCCTAAATGACTCCACCAGCATAGGCTTTACCATGCCACGGCGATGGCGGTTACACCAGTACGGTTTATCAACTAATCGGGCCTGCAACAACCCGCAGCGCCAGCGCAATAAGCAGCACACCAGTGATTCGATTGATCCAGTGGGCATGACGCTGAAGCCAAGGCAGTACGCGAGAGTGGGAAAGCCCCACCGCCACCAAAACGTACCACCCCCCGTCAATAATAATTGCAGTTGCGACGATGATAGCCTTGGCCAGTAGACTCATGTCAGGCGTTACAAACTGACTTAATAGCGCCACAAAAAAGATGATCAACTTGGGATTACCTAGCGCCACTAGCACTGCTTCTTTAGCCGCTTGGCGTGGTGTCGTCACTGCTGCCTCGGGTGACAGCGCTCCACCTCTGCCTGCCCGTAGTGCCTTTATTCCAAGCCAGGCCAAATAGGCTGCGCCGCACCATGTCACTAGCTGAAATAACGCTGGGTGGCGCACAATAAGTGCACCCAAGCCCCATACGGTGAGCAACGCATAAAACCCGACACCCAGCGCATGAAAAACTGCAGCCGTCATACCGGGCAAGCGGCCCCCGCCTAACGTATGGCGCAACACTAGCGCTAGACTAGGTCCTGGGGACATCGCTCCCATGGCACAAATAGCAGCCAGCGATAGCCAGAGTGACAGCGGCATTTTTCTCTCCTTGAAATCAGCAAGATAGGCTGACTAATTATACGCCAGCTAAGCGGGTTCTAAGCGAATAAATCCGCCTCCTTAAATAACGCTGTTAGCATGGTACGCTGTTGGGTAAAATTTTCCCCTTTTTGAAAACGATGACGCCTGCCCTGCAGGCGGTTCATGGCTAATGAAGGACTTCAATATGGGTAGGGCGTTTCAAAACCGTAAGGAATCCATGGCCAAAACGGCCGCTGCGAAAACCAAGGTTTACAGCAAATACGGGCGTGAAATTTACGTTTGTGCCAAAGCAGGCGGCACAGATCCAAACGGTAACCTTGCGCTGCGCGGTTTAATGGAGCGGGCTAAAAAAGACCAAGTACCCTCTCACGTTATCGATAAAGCCTTAGATAAGGCCAGTGGCGCAGGTGGCGAAGACTTTTCTCCAGCGCGCTATGAAGGCTTTGGGCCAGGCAACGTGATGGTGATTGTCGACTGTTTGACCGACAACCCCAATCGCACCTTTGGTGATGTGCGCGGCTGCTTTACCAAAACCAAAAGCAAAATTGGCACCCCCGGCAGCGTCAGCCACATGTTTGATCACTGCGCAATTTTTTCGTTTGCAGGCAGCGATGAAGAAGCCGTGCTTGAAGCACTCATGGAAGCCGATGTCGACGTTACCGATATCGAGCAGGAAGACGGTCGTATCACGGTGTTTGCGCCGCACACCGATTACGCTAAAGCCAAACAAGCGCTGCTAGATGCTTTTGGTGAGGTTGATTTCGAGGTTGACGAGATCCAGTTCTTACCACAGACCCCAACGCCCATCGAAGGCGATGACGTGGCGATGTTTGAGAAACTGCTGGGTATGCTTGAAGAGCTCGACGATGTGCAAAATGTTTTCCATAGCGCCGAACTACCGGAACAAACTGCTTAAATCATTGCACACTTAAAGAGTCACAAGGGACAAAAATCCATCCTTCGGCCGCTGGCATGTCTGCTGGCGGCCAGGCAACTGTCTCTTTAGCGTGCTCCAAGCTCCAGGCAAGGAGTGCACAGTGCCAAGCATCCTGGATATCCTGCTGCTTTGGCGTTGGCTGGTGCAACATGGAAGCAAACTCAGACGGCATTGTTACCTGATGACGTAGTGCAGCAAATGCCGCTGAGCGCTTGGCGGGCGTTGGGTAGCCTTCTACTACACTTAACGCACCCTCAGCACTTTGCCACTGCCCGCAAGCGGCAATATGCGGCGCAAAGCGCGCCAGCAGATGCATACCTTTAGTGGCCTGGCTGCCAATCATATCTTTGATGGGTGACAGCGGCGTGACACCTCGCTGAAACAGCCAGCGTTCAGTTTCGCGATATAGATACGGATTATCTTGAGAGCGGCCTAGCGCCTCAACAGCGTCACCTTTTGCCAGTGCCAACAGCGCCGTTGGTAGCGCAAGCGGCGTGTCTATTGCCATCACCACTCGTTCATTGCCACTTGCTGCGTATTGACACAGCCCCACTAGGCTATTTATCAAGTCACGGCTAGTTAGCGATTCGTTGAGCGCGGCTCGCAGATTGCCTCTCCACGGTGTCCCCACTAAGCGGAGTGTTTCATCTAACACCACCAACGCATCGCGGCTGGTGGGATTATTATCGCAATTCCAGCCGCCCACATCCCAGCCAATATAAAGCGACTCAGATACACTCATTAGCTGGCGGCACCCCGTGTATCCAAGGCCGCATCAGGCGGCAACAACGCTGGGGTAACGCCCGCCGCGCTTAGCACCTGTTTACCGCGCACGGTTAAATCGGTGATAAACAAAAACTGTTGCCGAGGATCCACCGGGTAGGCACGAATACGGTAATGGGTTCCCCAAGGTTTCTCCTCTGCTACGACAATAATCGGCTTATCAAATTTCAGGTAAGCACTGGTTAACGCGACGTCTCGTAGCGCCTTGCGCACCCAGCCAGCTTCATGCTCCGGCTGAAGATAAAAGCTTGCCACGCACTGAAGACTGGTGCCGCCATTGTTGGCGTTATAAATGGCTGAATCCCAAAGTTTAAGATGAGGCACCGCAACCAGATCATCGTCAGGCGTAAGGATTTCTACGGTGCGCATTCCAACATGCTTTACTTCGCCGTAAGTTCCCTCGATATTGACCCAATCCCCAGGCCGATAGGGCAATTCAACGGCAGATACTACTCCTGCAATTAGGCTGCTGACATAGTCTTTCAGGGCAAAGCCAATCGCCAGGCCAATGGCCCCCAGTAGCGTTACCATATTGCGCAAGGAAGGCTCAATGACAATAGGTACAGCAATCGCCAGCGCGGTAATTAAAATCAGCAGGCGGGTTAGCGGCACTAGCGCAAATACTCGGAATCGAAGCTGTCCATGAAGCCGATTAGCCAACCAGTTGAGCCCCCGCTGACTAGCAATGATCAGTATCACTGTGCTGACTAGAATGACGCCTAATGTGATCAACATTTGACTATCAAATTCATTAAACAGTTTGGCGTACTGCTCTTGATCGTCCATGTCAGCTCCTAAAGCGGGTCCACTAGGTAGTTACGCGATTCCAGCAGTTGCCTTACGCTGGCGTAGCTTAAGGGAGCCACTTGCCAACGTCCTTGATGACAACTAAGAATTTCT containing:
- a CDS encoding aspartate aminotransferase family protein, yielding MNYTPSRQDFDHYMTPNYAPQQIIPVRGEGSRLWDQQGREYIDFAGGIAVNSLGHCHPVLVNALKEQGEKLWHLSNVFTNEPALALAKTLTERTFADKVFLCSSGGEANEAALKLARRWAVDHHGEHKDKIISFYQSFHGRTFFTVSVGGQPKYSQGFGPVPGGILHANFNDLESVRKLVGDDTCAIMVEPMQGEGGIVPATQEFLQGLRDLCDEHNALLIFDEVQTGVGRSGELYAYKNFGITPDILTSAKSLGGGFPIGATLTTDAIAKSLAIGTHGSTYGGNALASAVALAAVEFIDTPEVLSGVKHRHDLFREHLETINRKHGVFKEIRGMGMLMGAQMSDAFEGRAKDILPLAIEEGVMALIAGPNVLRMAPSLVIPEDDIAEGMARLERAIERLVASA
- a CDS encoding GlxA family transcriptional regulator, giving the protein MSSSTLMSSAGERRRVAFVLLPGFSLLAHASAIEPLHMANQLSGQMLYQTVTLSLTDEPVRSGAQLSLLAQHVLGAPLGPLDMLLVCAPTPLPYALPAKLNEWLRSHQGRGVAIGGLAGGTEVLARCGLLEGYRATLPWQRFDAFAQAYPQVTLSQQLFEIDRDRITCAGGTAAMDMMLTLIGKHHGQRLAEQVSEQFVCDRIRLADERQHVPLRNRLGHAPQSLVDAVTLMEANIEEPLSTLELAEHLGISRRQLERLFKKYLQAVPSRYYLDLRLQDARKQLRESDRPVGDIALMTGFSSGAHFSTAYRNHFGITPREERLG
- the fabV gene encoding enoyl-ACP reductase FabV yields the protein MIIKPKVRGFICTTTHPKGCEQNVLEQIEATRARGLDKSQGPKKVLVIGASSGYGLAARITAAFGYGADTLGVFFEKPSSEKKTGTAGWYNSAAFDKFAKQEGLYSKSINGDAFSNEAREKAIELIKQDMGEVDLVVYSLASPVRKLPDTGEVKRSSLKPIGETYRATAIDTNKDAIIEAEVEPATQQEIDDTITVMGGEDWELWMSALDDAGVLAKGARSVAFSYIGTEITWPIYWHGALGKAKEDLDRAAAAIDAKLKESGGGANVAVLKSVVTQASAAIPVMPLYIAMVYRIMKEQGLHEGTIDQLNRLFGDYLYTGQGDAMATDDKGRLRLDDWELRDDVQKACQDLWPAVTTENLFEITDYAGYKHEFLKLFGFERDDVDYDADVNPDVHFDVVTL
- a CDS encoding DUF7079 family protein, encoding MNAQQLVDERGDLWLALAPLWLDREPSERDYAHMIEMIEQHDMSLKELEWMFRLELAPVMMRHQLSIASEWRKFDDYQLMKQLVSHNLRLKGWRRKSWALFSGLTTMMVRHRWVELMQRLMVTRGEI
- a CDS encoding glutathione peroxidase — encoded protein: MIYEQDCYTHQGKPFNLRALRGQVLLVVNVASKCGFTPQLKELEGLYQRYRDRGFTVLGFPCNQFGKQSPESAEAFCLFGEQQFGVSFPLMEKVSVNGPNAHPLFVVLKQEAPGVLGTKAIKWNFTKFLVGRDGRVIARFAPNDHGASLRLALEAALDKE
- a CDS encoding LysE family translocator translates to MPLSLWLSLAAICAMGAMSPGPSLALVLRHTLGGGRLPGMTAAVFHALGVGFYALLTVWGLGALIVRHPALFQLVTWCGAAYLAWLGIKALRAGRGGALSPEAAVTTPRQAAKEAVLVALGNPKLIIFFVALLSQFVTPDMSLLAKAIIVATAIIIDGGWYVLVAVGLSHSRVLPWLQRHAHWINRITGVLLIALALRVVAGPIS
- a CDS encoding YebC/PmpR family DNA-binding transcriptional regulator, with protein sequence MGRAFQNRKESMAKTAAAKTKVYSKYGREIYVCAKAGGTDPNGNLALRGLMERAKKDQVPSHVIDKALDKASGAGGEDFSPARYEGFGPGNVMVIVDCLTDNPNRTFGDVRGCFTKTKSKIGTPGSVSHMFDHCAIFSFAGSDEEAVLEALMEADVDVTDIEQEDGRITVFAPHTDYAKAKQALLDAFGEVDFEVDEIQFLPQTPTPIEGDDVAMFEKLLGMLEELDDVQNVFHSAELPEQTA
- a CDS encoding C15 family peptidase, whose amino-acid sequence is MSVSESLYIGWDVGGWNCDNNPTSRDALVVLDETLRLVGTPWRGNLRAALNESLTSRDLINSLVGLCQYAASGNERVVMAIDTPLALPTALLALAKGDAVEALGRSQDNPYLYRETERWLFQRGVTPLSPIKDMIGSQATKGMHLLARFAPHIAACGQWQSAEGALSVVEGYPTPAKRSAAFAALRHQVTMPSEFASMLHQPTPKQQDIQDAWHCALLAWSLEHAKETVAWPPADMPAAEGWIFVPCDSLSVQ
- a CDS encoding mechanosensitive ion channel family protein, with the translated sequence MDDQEQYAKLFNEFDSQMLITLGVILVSTVILIIASQRGLNWLANRLHGQLRFRVFALVPLTRLLILITALAIAVPIVIEPSLRNMVTLLGAIGLAIGFALKDYVSSLIAGVVSAVELPYRPGDWVNIEGTYGEVKHVGMRTVEILTPDDDLVAVPHLKLWDSAIYNANNGGTSLQCVASFYLQPEHEAGWVRKALRDVALTSAYLKFDKPIIVVAEEKPWGTHYRIRAYPVDPRQQFLFITDLTVRGKQVLSAAGVTPALLPPDAALDTRGAAS